A region of the Microbulbifer pacificus genome:
ATCTCAGTTACGCTTGGGTGACAAGAGAGTCAGGTGAGGATCACTGCGATCCTGGTCCAGGCCCAGTGCCGCGGCAATGGCGGACAGGGTGCTTTCCGGATCGGTCAGTTCGAAGGTGCCGGACAGGGTCTGGTCGCTCACTGCGGGTGCTGCGGCTGCGGGTACCTTGAGATAGCGGTTCAGTTCTTCCAGTGCTTCAGTCAGCGGTGTCTCGTCAAATACCAGCTGGCCCTGGGTCCAGTCGAGGGCTTCTTCCTTTGAGGTGTGGCCAACTTCCGACAGGCCACTGGCTGACACGCTGACTTTCTGGTTGCGGGTCAATTTGACCGATTCCGGTTGCAGGCCTTTGGCGGCGCGGGCCTCACTGACAGCCACAGTACCGCCAGTGACGGAAACCCGGGTGTTTTCAGGGTTGCGCTCCACATTGAACTGGGTACCCAGCACGCGGATGTTGGCGCTGCCGGCGCTTACTGTGAATGGGCGCGAGGTCTGGCGGGCCACATCGAAGTAGGCCTCACCGCGCAGCAGCTGGGTGCGGCGCTCTTCGCGGCTGAAATTGACGATCAGCTCGGAGTTTGTGTTCAGTTGCACGTGAGAGCCATCGGGCAGATCGACGGTGCGAATTTCACCGACTGCGGTGGTGTACATCTGCTGTTGGGTCGGGGCCTGCTGCAGCCACTGATTGCCGATCCAAAGCGCGACGGCCAGGCAGGCAGCGACGGCGCTCCCGCCCATCAGCCACTGTGGCAGGTTCCAGCTGCTGGTGGCAGATTCTGCGGCGGCGGATGCGGCGCGCGTGCGGCTCGATGGGCGGCTGGCGGACTGGCTGTTGTTGCGGTGACGGGGTGCGGGCACGCTCTCCGGGTAGATCTCATCTAGCGGCAGGTGCGAGAGCACACCCAGGTCGCCCCAGAGTTCGGCCATTTCGTCGAAGGCTTTGCGGTTAGCCGGAGACTCGGCCATCCAGTGGGCAAAGGCGCGGCGGTCGGAATCGCTGAGCGCATCGGAACGCAGGCACGCGATCCAGGCACACGCCTGATCAAGCCTGTCTTCCGTTGGTACGTCTTGTACTTCCTGAGGGTTCACCGCACTAATACCTTGTTTTCCGATAACCTGTTGAACTGCCTGTCAAAGTTGTCATTTGGGTGGTTAGTGCCTTTCCTCAAGCTTCGACTGCTTTCTTGCACCAATATGGTGCTACGGGAAGGCGCTCAAATCAACAACCGAGAACGTCCTGTGCAATTTTTGCGATAAAACGCTAAAAAATTTAGCACAATTTTCTCACGGGATCCGTTTTTTCTCGTTTGGATACCGCTGCTCATAAGTAAGACGTGTGACCGTCTCAGCCCCTCAAACAAATTTCAAAAAACTTGCTGCACGGCGGTGCATTCGTCGGTCGACGTGCGCCAGTCTGGTTCAGAGGCGCCAATACTGGGCGAAACGCCGCCGGACTCTCTAAAGGTGCTGGGGCATTCGAGCCGTGTGTATCGAGACTGAGAGTAGTAACGGGATCAGAAGTTTCCGGTCTTCTGTCGGCAGACCTTCAACGCCTGCAGTATGTACTTCTCCACACTACTGACGGATATGTTCATGTCTTCCGCAATTTCGGTATAGGAAAGGCCGCGGTTGCGGTGCAACAGGAAGGCCTGGCGGCACTTGAGCGGCAGGCTGTCCATGGCTTCGTGGATTGCCTGTAGTTGTTGCCGCGCAGCGAGTACCCGCTCCGGCGACTGGTGGTCGGCTTGGTCGTCTTCACCGGTACTGTCGACCGGTAGCTGTTGGTTGATGTAATCGATATGCAGTTTGCCGCGGCGCAGTTGATCCAGGGCGAGGTTGTTGGCGATCTGGAACAGGTAGGCGCGCGGGTTCTCCAGATCCTTCTCGTCAGTGAGGTTCTGCAGGCGCAGGTAGGCATACTGCGCGATGTCTTCGGCGTCTTCGGGGCTGCGCACGATGCGAGTGACAAAGCGCACCAGTGCCTGGCCGTGTTCGGCAAACAGCTTCTCCAGAAGTGTCTTCCGGGTGTTATTCATCGGTAAGAGGATTCCCCGTACTGCGCTCATTGTGATAGTTGTGGTTGCTTTGAGTCGGGCCCGGCAAGTTATAACACAGGCGTATAGCAATCGACGAGAGGTCGTTTTGGCACGATAAGCTGACCGATTGGCCTTGTCGAGGCCCATTACTTGGTACGGTCGTTCCTATATGGTGGACTAAAAGCGACTTCTGGCGGGTGTCTATTCCTGTGCGGTGATGCCGGTATAATGGCCGACTTCTCGAATGCCGGTAGCGGCATGTCCGTCCAAACCAGGGCACCTCAAAGGTGCGGAGAGCGAATGAGTTATCAAGTACTGGCGCGCAAGTGGCGACCGCGGTTGTTCCGGGAGATGGTGGGCCAGGAGCACGTGCTTCAGGCACTGATCAACGCTCTGGACAACAACCGCCTGCACCACGCCTATCTGTTTGCCGGTACCCGCGGGGTGGGCAAGACCACCATCGCGCGGATTCTCGCCAAGTGCCTCAACTGTGAAACCGGTGTCAGTTCCGAGCCCTGTGGCCAGTGCTCGGTGTGTACCGAGATTGCCGATGGACGCTTCGTCGACCTGATCGAGGTGGATGCGGCCTCCCGCACCAAGGTGGAGGACACCCGCGAGCTGCTGGAAAACGTGCAGTACGCGCCGACTCGGGGCCGCTACAAGGTGTACCTGATTGACGAAGTACACATGCTGTCCAACAGCTCGTTCAACGCGCTGCTGAAAACGCTGGAAGAGCCGCCGCCCCACGTCAAATTCCTGCTTGCGACGACCGACCCGCAGAAGCTGCCGGTAACCGTGTTGTCCCGCTGCCTGCAGTTCAACCTCAAGAACATGAGCCCGGAGCGGGTGGTGGAACACCTGCGCTTCGTGCTGGAAAAAGAACTGGTGCCGTTTGAAGAGGCGGCCCTATGGCTGCTCGGTCGTGCCGCCGACGGCAGTATGCGCGATGCCATGAGCCTTACCGATCAGGCCATCGCCTTTGGCGGTGGCAAGATCAGCGAGGCGGAAGTGCGGGCGATGCTCGGCACCCTCGACAGCACCCTGGTGTGGAAGCTGGTGCAGGCACTGGCGGATGAAAATCCTGCGGCGCTGTTCGCCGCGGTGGATGACCTCTCCCAGCACGCGCCGGATTACAGTGCTGCGCTGGCGGAGCTCGCCTCCATCCTGCACCGCATTGCCATTGCCCAGGTTTTGCCGGACGCGATCGATAACGCGCTGGGCGATGCCGAACAGCTGCAGCGCCATGCGGCCTCCATCGCCGGTGAAAACATTCAACTGTTTTACCAGATGGCGCTGCTCGCCAGACGCGACCTGCCGCTGGCACCGGATCCCCGCGGTGGTTTCGAAATGGCACTGCTGCGGATGCTGGCATTCAAGCCCCAGGGTGTGGCCAATATCCCCACCGCGCGTCTCGCCGGCGCGGGACAGGCCGCGGTGAAAACTCCGGCGCCGCAAATCGCCGCGCCGGTGCCAGAGCAGGCTGCTCCCGAAGTACAGGCCGCGCCCGTTGTGAACGAGCCTGTTGTGCAGCCTCATGTGGAATCCCCGCAGCAGCACAGTGCACCGCCGGTCGAATCGACCCCGCCAGTGCAGCCGTCCGCGCCGCAGGACGACACGCCGCCCTGGGACGAGGAGCCCGAGGATCGAGCGCCTGAGTCGGTGCCGTACGAGCCGGACTATCCGGGCACCGGGGGTAACAGCGAAAAAAAGCCCGCAGTTGAAGTGGCGCCGCAGTTTTCTGCGGCGGACCCCGTCGCGCCTGTGCCGGTAAGCGAAGCCGCTGCTGCGCCTGCGCTGGAGTCGGTAACTGAAACTGCAATTGCCGCGGTGCCTGAAGCTGCCGCGCCGGCCGCAACCACCGATGACCGCGCCGCACTGCGCGAGCGGCTGCGACAGCAGGTGGCGGAAGTGGAAACTGCGCCGATACCAGCACCCGTAGTGGCACTGCAGAAGGCGCCCGTGCAGGCGGCGCCCGCCGTGCCACCGGCGCGCCTGGACGCACTCTCGCCGGGCAGCTGGCCGGCCATGTACCCGCAGATCGGGGTGAGCGGTATCCTCCACTCCATTGCTTCGCACCTGGAGTTGCAGGGGCGGCAGGACAATATACTTTCCTTTACCCTGGATCAGTCTTTCAGCAGCCTCTATGACGAGGGCCACCAGCGCCGTCTCGCCGATGTGCTGGGGGACTTTTTCGGCCAGCCGGTAGTTGTGCATATCCAGGTGGGCGCCGTACACGGCGGCACCCCCGCGCGACTGGTGGCGGCCACCCGCGAGGCGCAGCTGCTGTCTGCGCGCGATGCCCTCAACAAAGACCCGCTGGTACAGGATCTGCAGGCGGAACTGGGCGCGCGGCTGGTGCCTGAGTCGGTGGAATATATCGGCTGACCCAGCAATGTGATGGCTGTCCGGAACGTAAACGTTGAATGAATTGATGGAGCGGTGATTCCCATGATCAAAGGTTTGGGCGATTTGATGCAGCAGGCCCAGAAGATGCAGGCCGACATGCAGGAGCGCATGGAAAAAGTCCAGAAAGAGCTGACGGACCTGCGCGTTACCGGTGAATCCGGCGCGGGCATGGTGAAGGTCACCATGAACGGGCGTCACGATGTGGTGGATGTGAATATCGACCAGAGCCTGCTCGGTGAAGACAAGGAAATGCTGGAAGACCTGCTGGCCGCCGCGGTGAACGATACCGTGCGCCGGGTGGAGGAGGCCACACAGAAGGTGCAGAAAGAACAGATGGGCGGGCTCGCCGCGGGTATGAATCTGCCGGAAGGATTCAAGTTTCCGTTCGGCTGATACGCCGCTGCCGAGAGCCTCTGAGCTGCCTAGAGCCCCCTGAAAAGTATACCGGGCCCCGATCGGGCCCTTTTTGTTAGCGAACACACGTACCCGACCCTCATGTTCAGTCCCCTGATTGAAGACCTGATTCGCGCGCTGCGCTGCCTGCCTGGTGTCGGACCCAAGTCCGCCCAGCGTATGGCCATGTACCTGCTGGAAAAAGACCGCGATGCCGCCGGCCTGCTCGCCCATTCACTGCAGCAGGCGGTGGAAAAAGTTGGCCGCTGTGGTCGCTGTCGCACCCTTACCGAGCAGGTGGTGTGCGCGTTGTGCAATAACACCCGGCGCGATCACTCCCTGTTGTGCGTGGTGGAAACACCGGCGGATGTACTGGCCATCGAACAGGCGGGTAACTACCACGGTCTCTATTTCGTGCTGCACGGTCACCTGTCGCCGATCGACGGCGTGGGGCCGGCAGACCTGGGGCTCGACCTGCTGGGTGAACGGCTGGGTGAACGGGAAAATGGCGGTATTGTTGAGCTGATCATCGCCACCAACCCCACCGTGGAAGGTGAGGCTACCGCCCAGTTCATCGCCGAGCGCGCCCGCACCAAGGGAGTTGCCGTGAGTCGAATTGCCCATGGTGTCCCCATCGGTGGCGAGCTCGAATACATCGACGGCGGCACCCTGGCGCATGCCTTCAACAGCCGTACCGTCCTTTAATCTGGTTTTCTGATGTCTGAGCAAACGAAAAAGCAACTGGTCGACACCACGCCCATCTGGGTCGACAGCGCCGAGCAGCTGGCGGAGCTCTGCGCCCGCTGGCGAACCCAGAGTGCGGTGGCGCTGGATACCGAATTCATGCGCAGCCGAACCTTCTATCCGCTGCCTGCGCTGGTACAGGTGGGCGATGGTAAGCAGTGCTATCTGATCGACAATCTCGCCATCGACAACCTGGAGCCGCTGAAGGAGCTGCTGCTGGATACCCGCGTGGTGAAGATCATGCACTCCTGCAGCGAGGATCTGGAAACCCTGGATCGCCTGCTCGGCGCGGTACCGGAGCCGATTTTCGATACCCAGGTGGCCGCCGCCATAACCGGTATGGGCGCGGGCCTTGGGTACGCCGCTACGGTACAGCAGCTGTTGCAGATTGAGTTGCCCAAAAGCGAGACCCGTTCCGATTGGCTGCAGCGTCCCCTGAGTGACTCGCAGAAAAATTATGCCGCACTCGATGTGGCGTGGCTGCCGCTGATTTACGGCATGCTGCTGAAAACACTGCGTGAACAGGAGCGCTTGGAATGGCTGCGGGAAGATTGCGATGCAATCATCCAGTCCGCGCGGCAAACCGAAGCGCCGGAGCTTTACTATCTCAAGGTGAAGGGGGCCTGGCGTCTGCGGCAGAAACAGCTGGCGGTGTTGCAGGACCTGTGCGCCTGGCGCGAGCGCGAAGCGCGCGCGCGGGATATGCCGCGCAATCACCTGCTGAAAGAAAATGTCTGTTTCGGCCTCGCCCAGTCCATGCCCAAGCACCTCGCCACCCTGGGGCAGCCCGGGCTCGAGGGCAAAACCATACGCAAATACGGCGAGATTTTGTTGCAGATCATCGCCAGCGCCAGCGAGCGCCTGGATCTGCCGCCGCGCATGCCCATGCCGCTGAACCGCGAGCAGGGCGAGGAGCTGAAACTCCTGCGGCAGAAAGTCGCGGAGCTCGCCGAACAAGCTGGAATGCCGCCGGAAATCCTGGTGCGCAAAAAAGAATTGGAAAACCTGGTGCAGGCCGCAGCCCCGGAGCTGGAAGGCCGCCTGCTGGGCTGGCGCCGCGCCGTTGTCGGCGAGCCGCTGCTTGAAGAACTGAATCGATTGAGAAAAGCCTGATGAAACTCCTTTGCGATATTTACCGCAGTCCGCGCAAGGATGAAATGTACCTGTATGTGCAGAAGCAGGACGGTGTGTCCAGGGTGCCAGAAAACCTGCGGGAACTGTTCGGCACACCGGTGCACGTCACCACCATGCTGATTACCCCCGAGCGCAAACTGGCGCGCGCGGATGTGCACAAGGTCATGCACGCGCTGCAGGAACAGGGCTACTATCTGCAGATGCCGCCGGTGCAGGACGATGAAATGCGGGCAATCGCCGCGCAGAACAGTAAACTGCCTCGCGGCTGAAAACCGGAGTTGTGTACGTGGTAAGC
Encoded here:
- the rnd gene encoding ribonuclease D, with the protein product MSEQTKKQLVDTTPIWVDSAEQLAELCARWRTQSAVALDTEFMRSRTFYPLPALVQVGDGKQCYLIDNLAIDNLEPLKELLLDTRVVKIMHSCSEDLETLDRLLGAVPEPIFDTQVAAAITGMGAGLGYAATVQQLLQIELPKSETRSDWLQRPLSDSQKNYAALDVAWLPLIYGMLLKTLREQERLEWLREDCDAIIQSARQTEAPELYYLKVKGAWRLRQKQLAVLQDLCAWREREARARDMPRNHLLKENVCFGLAQSMPKHLATLGQPGLEGKTIRKYGEILLQIIASASERLDLPPRMPMPLNREQGEELKLLRQKVAELAEQAGMPPEILVRKKELENLVQAAAPELEGRLLGWRRAVVGEPLLEELNRLRKA
- the dnaX gene encoding DNA polymerase III subunit gamma/tau, with amino-acid sequence MSYQVLARKWRPRLFREMVGQEHVLQALINALDNNRLHHAYLFAGTRGVGKTTIARILAKCLNCETGVSSEPCGQCSVCTEIADGRFVDLIEVDAASRTKVEDTRELLENVQYAPTRGRYKVYLIDEVHMLSNSSFNALLKTLEEPPPHVKFLLATTDPQKLPVTVLSRCLQFNLKNMSPERVVEHLRFVLEKELVPFEEAALWLLGRAADGSMRDAMSLTDQAIAFGGGKISEAEVRAMLGTLDSTLVWKLVQALADENPAALFAAVDDLSQHAPDYSAALAELASILHRIAIAQVLPDAIDNALGDAEQLQRHAASIAGENIQLFYQMALLARRDLPLAPDPRGGFEMALLRMLAFKPQGVANIPTARLAGAGQAAVKTPAPQIAAPVPEQAAPEVQAAPVVNEPVVQPHVESPQQHSAPPVESTPPVQPSAPQDDTPPWDEEPEDRAPESVPYEPDYPGTGGNSEKKPAVEVAPQFSAADPVAPVPVSEAAAAPALESVTETAIAAVPEAAAPAATTDDRAALRERLRQQVAEVETAPIPAPVVALQKAPVQAAPAVPPARLDALSPGSWPAMYPQIGVSGILHSIASHLELQGRQDNILSFTLDQSFSSLYDEGHQRRLADVLGDFFGQPVVVHIQVGAVHGGTPARLVAATREAQLLSARDALNKDPLVQDLQAELGARLVPESVEYIG
- the recR gene encoding recombination mediator RecR; its protein translation is MFSPLIEDLIRALRCLPGVGPKSAQRMAMYLLEKDRDAAGLLAHSLQQAVEKVGRCGRCRTLTEQVVCALCNNTRRDHSLLCVVETPADVLAIEQAGNYHGLYFVLHGHLSPIDGVGPADLGLDLLGERLGERENGGIVELIIATNPTVEGEATAQFIAERARTKGVAVSRIAHGVPIGGELEYIDGGTLAHAFNSRTVL
- a CDS encoding FecR family protein, which produces MNPQEVQDVPTEDRLDQACAWIACLRSDALSDSDRRAFAHWMAESPANRKAFDEMAELWGDLGVLSHLPLDEIYPESVPAPRHRNNSQSASRPSSRTRAASAAAESATSSWNLPQWLMGGSAVAACLAVALWIGNQWLQQAPTQQQMYTTAVGEIRTVDLPDGSHVQLNTNSELIVNFSREERRTQLLRGEAYFDVARQTSRPFTVSAGSANIRVLGTQFNVERNPENTRVSVTGGTVAVSEARAAKGLQPESVKLTRNQKVSVSASGLSEVGHTSKEEALDWTQGQLVFDETPLTEALEELNRYLKVPAAAAPAVSDQTLSGTFELTDPESTLSAIAAALGLDQDRSDPHLTLLSPKRN
- a CDS encoding YbaB/EbfC family nucleoid-associated protein; this encodes MIKGLGDLMQQAQKMQADMQERMEKVQKELTDLRVTGESGAGMVKVTMNGRHDVVDVNIDQSLLGEDKEMLEDLLAAAVNDTVRRVEEATQKVQKEQMGGLAAGMNLPEGFKFPFG
- a CDS encoding RNA polymerase sigma factor; the encoded protein is MNNTRKTLLEKLFAEHGQALVRFVTRIVRSPEDAEDIAQYAYLRLQNLTDEKDLENPRAYLFQIANNLALDQLRRGKLHIDYINQQLPVDSTGEDDQADHQSPERVLAARQQLQAIHEAMDSLPLKCRQAFLLHRNRGLSYTEIAEDMNISVSSVEKYILQALKVCRQKTGNF
- a CDS encoding YcgL domain-containing protein, with translation MKLLCDIYRSPRKDEMYLYVQKQDGVSRVPENLRELFGTPVHVTTMLITPERKLARADVHKVMHALQEQGYYLQMPPVQDDEMRAIAAQNSKLPRG